One window of Cohnella hashimotonis genomic DNA carries:
- a CDS encoding RNA polymerase sigma factor has translation MEGSIRTMANLDPITFEALMHEYGQEVWNYAYSIVKNQSMAEDITQDVFLQVFRHVVSFRNESSMKTWLLKITRNISYNYRKSAFIRKVFLVGNVSLKESSRSAEQTYLDHEAANEVWIAVLKLPVKSREILILHAKYQLSIPEIAQLLDISEGAVRSRLFAARKKMNVRLGEDYAYEPFRS, from the coding sequence ATGGAAGGCTCCATTCGTACGATGGCAAATTTAGATCCCATAACATTTGAAGCGCTGATGCACGAATACGGTCAAGAGGTCTGGAACTACGCCTATTCCATTGTCAAAAATCAGAGCATGGCGGAGGACATTACCCAGGATGTATTCCTGCAGGTATTCCGTCATGTCGTATCCTTCCGGAACGAGTCATCCATGAAGACTTGGCTGCTGAAAATAACACGCAATATCAGCTACAACTATCGGAAGTCCGCTTTTATCCGTAAGGTTTTTCTTGTCGGAAACGTGAGCTTAAAGGAAAGCAGCAGATCCGCTGAACAGACCTACCTGGATCATGAAGCGGCGAATGAGGTGTGGATCGCTGTCCTGAAGCTGCCTGTAAAATCCAGAGAGATCCTGATCCTGCACGCCAAATATCAGCTGTCCATACCAGAGATCGCTCAGCTGCTCGATATTTCGGAGGGAGCGGTAAGGTCGAGACTTTTTGCGGCACGGAAAAAAATGAATGTACGATTGGGGGAGGACTACGCGTATGAACCATTCAGATCCTGA
- a CDS encoding immunity protein Imm33 domain-containing protein, giving the protein MEWSLEDVEQTNLRYPNTFFIPNLKERKLQKKGDLVRLHFVLEHPAEDDPRAERMWVEVTGKKRWSQTYTGILTNQPVYIKSLQIGDIIEFEPRHIARILIPKDDPRWLEIGEQMAVVSNKCLEEGGCVRWLYREKPDREEDSGWRLLEGTEDDEYNSNKSNISIVNVYALLDKDPSLITPLKGAFGTAFERENSNSPWIEIKDWNGSSD; this is encoded by the coding sequence TTGGAATGGAGCCTGGAGGACGTAGAGCAAACGAATCTACGATATCCAAATACATTTTTTATCCCCAATCTTAAAGAGAGAAAATTGCAAAAGAAAGGCGACTTGGTCAGATTGCACTTTGTGCTAGAACATCCGGCCGAGGACGATCCTCGCGCGGAAAGAATGTGGGTGGAAGTGACCGGGAAGAAGCGATGGAGTCAGACGTACACCGGGATTCTAACCAATCAGCCCGTATACATTAAATCCTTGCAGATTGGCGATATCATTGAATTCGAGCCCAGGCATATTGCCAGAATTTTAATCCCCAAAGACGATCCGCGTTGGTTAGAGATTGGCGAACAAATGGCTGTCGTCTCAAATAAATGCCTGGAAGAAGGCGGCTGCGTGCGGTGGCTCTACCGTGAAAAGCCAGACCGGGAGGAGGACAGCGGATGGAGGTTGCTCGAAGGTACCGAGGACGATGAATATAATAGCAATAAATCAAACATTAGCATCGTAAACGTATACGCTTTACTCGATAAGGATCCTAGCCTGATAACGCCGCTCAAAGGCGCGTTCGGAACGGCCTTCGAGAGAGAAAATTCGAACAGTCCTTGGATTGAAATCAAGGATTGGAACGGATCATCCGATTAA
- a CDS encoding stalk domain-containing protein — MSKVLSGLLFASAMFLSLPGQAWMEAAPPQDVQLQQDSEVHFQDQMLETAIRQQLQKKDDAAVTTTDMASLTTLNLTGVKSIAGLQYATNLTQLYLSAGEVEDIRPLSALTKLTSLNLSDNHIADLSPLKPLTKLQSLYLTKNRITDLQALAGLTRLSSLYAGNNQIKDLAPLKKMTQLVDLNFAGNLVYDLEPLRSLKNIAYLDLSYNRVWNLEPIRNHTFAHYYDTGALIYGLNFVGNYLDLRRTSSSYKILNALEQMDSPSSTTPIKKFERLVIGSTTAYIWESPFQLTHAPFIVSDRTYVPIRFVSKWLGAEVGWDQTKKEVTIRKGTQTIRWTVNEKNADVNGQTVPYDVPMLLKNNSAFVPVRFVSERLDASVEYMTNPKTVLIFDHK; from the coding sequence TTGAGTAAGGTTTTATCGGGGTTGTTGTTCGCTTCCGCCATGTTCCTTAGCTTGCCTGGACAGGCATGGATGGAGGCGGCCCCGCCCCAAGACGTACAACTGCAACAGGACTCGGAGGTTCACTTTCAGGATCAGATGTTAGAGACTGCGATCAGGCAGCAATTGCAAAAGAAAGATGACGCAGCCGTTACGACGACAGACATGGCGTCATTGACCACCCTCAATCTTACAGGCGTAAAAAGTATAGCGGGCTTGCAATATGCGACGAATCTGACGCAGCTGTATCTATCTGCGGGCGAGGTTGAAGATATTAGACCGCTCAGCGCCCTGACCAAGCTGACGAGCTTAAACCTCTCGGACAATCACATCGCGGATCTCAGTCCGCTTAAGCCGCTGACCAAGCTGCAATCTCTTTACCTCACAAAAAATCGGATCACGGATCTCCAGGCGCTAGCCGGATTAACCCGACTGAGCTCGCTCTACGCGGGGAACAATCAGATCAAGGATCTGGCTCCTCTGAAGAAGATGACGCAGTTGGTCGACCTGAACTTCGCGGGCAATTTGGTTTATGATCTCGAGCCTTTGCGATCTCTGAAAAACATCGCTTACTTGGACCTATCTTACAACCGCGTATGGAATCTGGAGCCGATTCGCAACCATACATTTGCGCATTATTACGACACGGGCGCGCTTATCTACGGGCTTAATTTTGTAGGCAATTATTTGGATCTGAGGCGCACTTCCTCATCGTACAAGATTCTTAATGCGCTTGAACAGATGGACAGTCCGTCAAGCACCACGCCGATCAAAAAATTCGAACGCTTAGTCATCGGCAGCACGACCGCCTATATCTGGGAGAGCCCTTTTCAGCTCACACATGCCCCGTTCATTGTATCGGACCGCACGTATGTCCCCATTCGGTTCGTGTCCAAGTGGTTGGGGGCTGAAGTCGGCTGGGACCAGACCAAGAAAGAAGTGACGATTCGCAAAGGCACGCAAACGATCCGTTGGACCGTGAACGAGAAAAATGCCGACGTAAACGGACAGACGGTACCCTACGATGTGCCGATGCTGCTGAAGAACAACAGCGCGTTTGTCCCGGTACGCTTCGTGTCCGAACGGCTGGACGCCTCCGTGGAATACATGACAAATCCGAAGACCGTGCTTATATTTGATCATAAGTAA
- a CDS encoding TetR/AcrR family transcriptional regulator has translation MENKQYLIAEARREQVIKAAIKVLTEIGYHSTSLSKIANTAHISTGLISYHFSGKEDLMRNTLMYLVEHERSYIKEKVAPKPTYMEKLVAFIEASLAYVGTNGENSNAMLEIVFNGRTPDNVPYYQAEVHEEDGLLVLLKDILRNGQETKEFGDFDPQVTAMIIRGAVAAARGLPQKGDALSLEAYSEHVIKSILKMIR, from the coding sequence ATGGAAAATAAACAATATCTGATCGCTGAAGCGCGCAGAGAACAGGTCATCAAAGCCGCTATTAAGGTTTTGACGGAAATCGGATACCACAGCACAAGTCTTTCCAAGATCGCAAATACAGCCCATATAAGCACAGGACTTATTTCTTATCACTTCTCCGGCAAGGAAGATTTGATGAGAAATACGTTGATGTATCTGGTTGAGCATGAGCGAAGCTATATCAAGGAAAAAGTTGCGCCGAAACCAACCTACATGGAGAAATTGGTCGCTTTTATCGAAGCAAGCCTGGCCTATGTGGGTACGAACGGTGAAAATAGCAACGCTATGCTTGAAATCGTTTTTAATGGCCGCACACCGGACAACGTCCCCTATTACCAGGCCGAAGTTCATGAGGAAGACGGACTACTCGTTTTGTTGAAGGACATTCTCCGCAATGGACAAGAAACGAAAGAATTCGGTGACTTCGATCCCCAAGTGACGGCCATGATTATACGAGGAGCGGTTGCAGCGGCGAGGGGGCTTCCTCAAAAGGGGGATGCGTTAAGCCTGGAGGCGTACAGTGAGCATGTAATCAAGAGCATTTTGAAAATGATTCGCTGA
- a CDS encoding DUF4097 family beta strand repeat-containing protein, giving the protein MIHHKRYGPIFVLIVLILIGTACQSRDLLDKLPAHEQKWTFTQGKQLSLVVDSEYDVSMAFIASADGSNYIEISGNMQQHTIDQLEATEIVGNTLKVELNKDVKLVAPNYKSTKLQMTVALANDARLQQVSYKSNAGHASFTDLKAEHVDVSFHSGDVKVDGLQGALTVEGTSGNITAADIDGSADVSLRTGKIKFDRFKGDGVFKLTSGSIDLTEQRSDNLDISVRTGDVTLSLDPAFKGFFDLKTMTGRVNAPEPPQETTDKIKVRATSGNIRIR; this is encoded by the coding sequence ATGATCCATCATAAACGGTATGGTCCAATATTCGTGCTGATCGTTCTGATTCTCATCGGGACGGCATGTCAGTCGCGCGATTTACTCGACAAGCTGCCTGCTCACGAGCAAAAGTGGACGTTTACGCAAGGCAAGCAGCTCTCGCTCGTCGTCGACAGCGAATATGACGTGAGCATGGCGTTTATCGCGAGCGCCGACGGATCCAATTATATAGAGATTAGCGGCAATATGCAGCAGCACACGATCGATCAGCTGGAAGCGACGGAGATTGTGGGGAATACACTGAAGGTGGAGCTGAATAAGGATGTGAAATTAGTCGCCCCCAATTACAAGTCCACCAAGCTGCAGATGACCGTAGCTTTGGCGAATGACGCCCGGCTGCAACAGGTCAGCTACAAGTCAAATGCCGGCCATGCAAGCTTTACCGATTTGAAGGCCGAACATGTCGACGTTTCTTTTCATTCCGGCGATGTCAAGGTGGATGGGCTGCAGGGCGCTTTGACCGTGGAGGGGACTTCCGGCAATATTACCGCCGCAGACATCGACGGTTCGGCCGACGTCTCCTTGCGCACAGGAAAGATCAAGTTCGATCGGTTTAAAGGAGACGGCGTATTTAAACTAACGTCCGGCAGCATTGATTTGACGGAGCAACGTTCGGATAACCTGGATATTTCCGTGCGTACCGGCGACGTTACGCTGTCGCTCGACCCGGCGTTCAAAGGATTCTTTGACCTGAAGACCATGACCGGACGCGTCAACGCGCCGGAGCCCCCGCAAGAGACGACGGACAAGATCAAAGTACGGGCAACCTCGGGTAATATTCGCATCCGGTGA
- a CDS encoding dihydrofolate reductase family protein, translated as MAKLIYPINLSLDGYMEDERGDLDWSVSDDETYAFWTGFQRTIGTYLYGRGMYESMVYWETAHVSDDEPADKAREFAQIWRAADKIVYSSTLPTAASAKTKVEREFDPEAIRRLKASSEADITIGGPELAGQAMRAGLIDECHLLLNPIVLGGGKRALPDNLRVRLELLGERRFRSGIIHLHYRVTV; from the coding sequence ATGGCTAAACTGATCTATCCTATTAATCTATCCTTGGACGGCTACATGGAGGACGAGCGCGGCGATCTCGATTGGTCGGTCTCCGATGACGAGACCTATGCGTTCTGGACCGGCTTCCAGCGGACGATCGGCACCTACCTGTACGGGCGCGGGATGTACGAGTCGATGGTGTACTGGGAGACGGCGCACGTCAGCGACGACGAACCGGCGGATAAAGCGCGGGAGTTCGCGCAGATCTGGCGAGCGGCCGATAAGATTGTGTATTCCAGCACCCTTCCGACGGCAGCAAGCGCCAAGACCAAGGTCGAGCGTGAATTTGATCCTGAGGCGATCCGCAGGCTGAAGGCGTCGTCGGAAGCAGACATTACGATCGGCGGCCCCGAGCTTGCTGGACAGGCCATGCGCGCGGGACTGATCGACGAGTGCCACCTGCTTCTTAATCCGATCGTCTTAGGCGGAGGCAAGCGAGCATTGCCCGACAACCTCCGCGTGCGGCTCGAGCTGCTCGGCGAGCGCCGCTTCCGGAGCGGCATTATTCATCTCCACTACCGCGTGACCGTCTGA
- a CDS encoding VCBS repeat-containing protein → MHYAHARSIVLLDAKQGDVNGDGILDNVYLYGNQSDGPFADHITLIIQDGRSNRSTAVNLPNNAGYNARLFLGDFSKDNVQDILVSIDTGGSGGYGIFYMYSFKNNVVYEMFDFEKYNEAYKFNVNYEDFYKVSVSNPQLDVLFTIDISSKGYDYLSQYYDDDGKLKKPVQGEVLALGGLFPIVTNERGVGYDLFALQRIIGTTNADTLGYVENLLTWNGTQFASSRLTVAILGSKLISLF, encoded by the coding sequence ATGCATTACGCTCATGCACGAAGCATTGTGCTGCTCGACGCGAAGCAAGGAGACGTTAACGGGGACGGCATCCTTGATAACGTGTATTTATACGGCAACCAATCCGATGGACCCTTCGCCGACCACATTACGCTGATCATTCAAGATGGGCGTTCGAACCGCAGCACGGCGGTCAATCTTCCCAATAACGCGGGATACAATGCGAGGCTCTTCCTTGGGGATTTTTCCAAGGATAACGTACAGGACATTTTAGTCAGCATCGATACCGGCGGGAGCGGGGGATACGGGATCTTTTATATGTATTCCTTCAAGAACAATGTCGTTTATGAGATGTTTGACTTTGAAAAATATAACGAGGCCTATAAGTTTAACGTGAATTACGAGGACTTCTACAAGGTGAGCGTCAGTAATCCGCAGCTTGACGTGCTATTTACTATAGACATTAGTAGTAAAGGCTACGACTATTTATCGCAATATTACGATGACGACGGCAAGCTGAAAAAGCCTGTCCAGGGCGAGGTCCTTGCGCTAGGCGGACTGTTTCCCATCGTGACGAACGAGAGAGGCGTGGGCTACGATTTATTTGCGCTGCAACGCATTATCGGGACGACGAACGCCGATACGTTAGGCTATGTCGAGAACCTTCTGACTTGGAACGGCACGCAATTTGCATCCTCCAGATTGACAGTCGCTATACTTGGGTCGAAGCTGATCAGTCTTTTCTAG
- a CDS encoding barstar family protein, producing MDFKYSIVNDDNDTVLGFCNEVNIRKADDECCSVLRLYDLKLTEKHRKLPTTTLSNFRLHILSLDGKNLGGYSFSPRNHFKLQFLETTQGPTDIEVRFSEAPLPFAFEVWNRLRERPNDPGQWHSCSHGEKQAWLQVLRLRCNKPQIDRKGQVLSVDGSIIQDEETFFIALGEAINGPFGYYGADLDGLADCLCGGFGLIPPFTLTWTNFHKSFNNGLLAHEKFIALLLHLLTSSGCDVHLTASSEKVKTMVDIKV from the coding sequence ATGGACTTTAAGTATTCGATTGTGAATGATGATAACGATACAGTCCTGGGTTTCTGCAATGAGGTAAATATACGAAAAGCGGACGATGAATGCTGCTCAGTACTGCGTTTATATGACTTGAAGTTAACAGAAAAACATAGGAAGCTGCCTACAACAACCCTCTCAAACTTTCGTCTCCATATTTTAAGCCTGGATGGTAAGAACCTGGGCGGATACTCTTTCTCTCCACGTAACCATTTCAAATTACAGTTTCTAGAGACTACGCAAGGTCCTACTGATATCGAGGTTCGCTTTTCGGAAGCCCCCCTCCCTTTCGCCTTTGAGGTGTGGAACCGTTTGCGTGAGCGTCCTAATGATCCGGGTCAATGGCATTCCTGTTCTCACGGAGAGAAACAAGCCTGGTTACAGGTTTTACGTTTGAGATGCAATAAACCTCAAATAGACAGGAAAGGACAAGTTCTTTCCGTTGATGGAAGTATAATTCAAGATGAAGAAACGTTTTTCATTGCCCTAGGAGAAGCCATAAATGGCCCTTTTGGCTATTATGGAGCGGACCTGGATGGGCTTGCGGATTGTCTATGCGGGGGGTTCGGTTTGATTCCACCGTTTACATTAACGTGGACAAACTTTCATAAATCGTTTAACAATGGTTTATTAGCTCATGAAAAATTCATTGCTTTGTTGCTTCATTTGCTTACTAGCAGCGGCTGTGATGTACATTTAACGGCATCATCCGAGAAGGTAAAAACGATGGTTGATATCAAAGTTTAG
- a CDS encoding class I SAM-dependent methyltransferase, giving the protein MKEKVIQAYDRLAKDYEMHVDTQSGHNAYYERPAMMELLPADMDQLSVLDAGCAAGWYTEQFIKKGAQVTAIDMSPEMVEACKRRVGDQAAVFTCDMTDPLPFMDEAFDLIVSSLTLHYIDDWAPTFREFHRVLKPGGSFVFSVHHPFMDFKHFNRPDYFAHELLAEIWDKKEAGPVEVTFFRRPLQEIMNVTSAQFIINQIIEPKPSLAFKDMPEAKDWYTRWYDRLATNPHFLIVRACKPQ; this is encoded by the coding sequence ATGAAGGAGAAAGTCATTCAAGCGTACGATAGACTCGCAAAAGACTACGAAATGCATGTGGATACGCAGAGCGGACATAACGCTTATTACGAACGACCGGCCATGATGGAGCTTTTGCCGGCGGATATGGACCAACTGTCAGTCCTGGATGCCGGTTGCGCTGCGGGATGGTATACGGAGCAGTTTATCAAAAAAGGGGCGCAGGTAACGGCGATCGATATGAGTCCTGAGATGGTCGAAGCCTGTAAAAGGCGAGTCGGCGATCAAGCAGCGGTGTTCACCTGTGACATGACCGATCCGCTGCCCTTTATGGACGAGGCCTTCGACCTTATCGTTAGCTCTCTAACCCTACACTACATTGACGATTGGGCGCCCACCTTCCGTGAATTCCATCGCGTGCTGAAACCAGGGGGAAGCTTCGTTTTCTCGGTTCACCATCCCTTCATGGATTTTAAACACTTCAATCGCCCGGACTACTTCGCTCACGAGTTATTGGCCGAGATATGGGATAAAAAAGAAGCGGGTCCTGTGGAGGTCACTTTCTTCAGGAGACCCCTTCAAGAGATTATGAACGTCACGTCGGCCCAGTTTATCATTAACCAAATCATCGAGCCAAAACCAAGCCTGGCATTCAAGGATATGCCCGAGGCAAAGGATTGGTATACGAGATGGTACGATCGTCTGGCGACGAATCCGCATTTTTTGATCGTGAGGGCTTGTAAGCCCCAATAA
- a CDS encoding DinB family protein: MKTIKRMMEHMYWADGRILDALEGSKTKDKDLLKLARHVAVAEHVWLSRLQGKGSAQYSLWEDTEDLSAIRKMFEENAEQYRLYIEGLEESELDETVDYANQSGIKFQTSIRDILSQVLLHGQYHRGQINRGLRMESAEPVQVDYITFARPKRG; the protein is encoded by the coding sequence ATGAAAACGATCAAGCGCATGATGGAACACATGTATTGGGCGGACGGACGTATCTTGGACGCGCTCGAGGGGAGCAAGACGAAGGACAAGGACCTTCTAAAGTTGGCACGGCACGTCGCGGTCGCGGAGCACGTCTGGCTATCCCGCTTGCAAGGCAAGGGCAGCGCGCAATATTCGTTGTGGGAGGACACGGAAGACCTGTCGGCGATCCGGAAGATGTTCGAGGAAAACGCCGAGCAATATCGCCTCTATATCGAGGGGCTTGAGGAGTCCGAGTTAGACGAGACGGTCGACTATGCGAACCAGAGCGGGATTAAGTTCCAAACGTCCATCCGCGACATCCTGTCGCAAGTACTCCTGCATGGACAATACCACCGGGGACAGATCAACCGGGGGCTTCGGATGGAATCGGCAGAGCCTGTCCAAGTCGATTACATCACCTTCGCGAGGCCTAAACGTGGATGA
- a CDS encoding RCC1 domain-containing protein: protein MDDKSTTDAALKVNRWPKGTIAAGHRHTIGLRSDGTVAAVGDNKLGQCHVSDWRNIVAVAAGNVHMATNTGNSHTVGLQSDGTVVAVGWNKHGQCDVNDWCDIVAVSAGWRRTVGLKSDGTAVAAGRNHEGQCEVTDWRDIAAVSAGDWHTVGLRSDGTVVAVGNNRYGQCNVNGWHEMAAVAAGYLHTVGLKSDGTTAAVGLNRHDECDVSDWSGIVVIAAGSYHTIGLKSDGTVVAAGKNEHGQCNVSGWHDIVAVAAGCAHTLGLRSDGTMVAVGSNEYGQCDVGGWRGVGLGDIGEACD, encoded by the coding sequence GTGGATGATAAATCAACGACTGATGCTGCGCTAAAGGTGAACCGGTGGCCTAAAGGTACCATAGCGGCTGGTCACCGTCACACCATCGGTCTACGATCCGACGGTACGGTGGCGGCAGTAGGCGACAATAAACTGGGCCAATGTCATGTAAGCGACTGGCGCAACATTGTAGCGGTCGCGGCCGGCAACGTTCATATGGCGACAAACACGGGGAATTCGCATACCGTCGGCCTTCAATCGGACGGTACGGTGGTGGCCGTGGGCTGGAACAAGCATGGCCAATGCGATGTAAATGACTGGTGCGATATCGTGGCTGTCTCGGCAGGATGGCGTCGTACCGTCGGACTCAAATCGGATGGCACGGCGGTGGCCGCAGGCCGAAATCATGAAGGCCAATGCGAGGTAACCGACTGGCGCGATATCGCGGCGGTATCGGCGGGCGACTGGCATACCGTCGGGCTTCGATCGGACGGCACGGTGGTGGCCGTCGGCAATAATCGGTATGGCCAATGCAACGTAAACGGTTGGCATGAGATGGCGGCAGTCGCGGCGGGTTACCTCCATACCGTCGGTCTGAAGTCGGATGGTACGACGGCGGCTGTGGGGTTAAATCGGCATGACGAATGTGACGTGAGCGACTGGAGCGGTATTGTGGTGATCGCGGCGGGTAGTTATCATACCATCGGGCTCAAATCGGACGGCACGGTGGTGGCTGCGGGGAAGAACGAGCACGGCCAGTGCAACGTAAGCGGCTGGCACGATATTGTGGCGGTGGCGGCGGGCTGCGCGCATACGCTTGGCCTCAGGTCGGACGGCACCATGGTTGCCGTGGGCAGCAATGAATATGGCCAATGCGATGTAGGCGGCTGGCGTGGCGTTGGACTTGGCGATATTGGGGAGGCGTGCGATTGA
- a CDS encoding CDI toxin immunity protein, whose amino-acid sequence MDKQERKFRIDQLKGKVKKEVQTHTLFDECIHSLGENTKIYSLDESVRVIARLVMSIPFTDWGRIDWNSVEQKFTIHDIGEIRKLNAFEIEDELLIIWDEMNLPVIESSLEKILNHIDDVEAVGFNTWIVNTEMNKIIEIHHEGGIIVGILT is encoded by the coding sequence ATGGATAAACAAGAAAGAAAATTTCGAATCGATCAGCTAAAAGGAAAAGTAAAAAAGGAAGTACAAACTCATACTTTGTTTGATGAATGTATTCATTCATTAGGTGAAAATACAAAAATATATAGTTTGGACGAATCCGTTAGAGTTATTGCCAGGTTAGTTATGTCGATTCCTTTTACGGACTGGGGACGAATTGACTGGAATTCGGTTGAGCAGAAATTCACCATTCATGATATTGGTGAAATAAGAAAATTAAATGCGTTTGAAATCGAGGATGAGTTATTAATTATTTGGGATGAGATGAATTTACCTGTGATAGAGAGCTCATTGGAAAAGATCCTTAATCATATTGATGATGTTGAGGCAGTTGGATTCAATACTTGGATTGTAAACACGGAAATGAATAAAATTATTGAGATACACCATGAGGGTGGGATAATCGTTGGAATTCTTACATAA
- a CDS encoding HEAT repeat domain-containing protein, whose translation MDNWYKIIQDPNKDMYQKLDEQVDEFWHWSKSVKQDLEWETNYPHWTILNTIFNSIIETTDPNKWDRRTINNLLYILGRDNECELLIQKLSEFPASFIFLSEEGIHYPDRDAKWQLAHYLTKCTSTHFSEAEQLLIKYYEDENEYVKRHALLALGIIKSNYAEKCALNSWSTGIKYQRIAALQVLKQLDSPHYDKLQR comes from the coding sequence ATGGACAACTGGTACAAGATCATACAAGACCCCAATAAAGATATGTATCAAAAGCTTGATGAGCAGGTAGACGAGTTCTGGCATTGGTCCAAATCCGTCAAGCAAGACCTAGAATGGGAGACCAACTATCCGCACTGGACTATCCTAAACACCATTTTTAATAGCATAATTGAAACGACAGACCCTAATAAATGGGATCGAAGAACAATCAATAACTTACTTTATATTTTAGGGAGAGATAATGAATGTGAATTGCTGATCCAAAAACTTAGTGAATTCCCCGCAAGCTTTATATTCCTATCTGAAGAAGGAATCCATTATCCCGACCGCGACGCCAAATGGCAGTTAGCTCATTATTTAACGAAATGTACATCAACCCATTTTTCTGAAGCAGAACAACTTCTCATCAAATATTACGAGGATGAAAACGAGTACGTCAAAAGACATGCCCTTTTAGCATTAGGGATTATCAAATCAAATTACGCAGAAAAATGTGCGCTGAATTCATGGAGTACAGGAATTAAATATCAAAGGATAGCTGCGCTCCAAGTCCTTAAGCAATTAGACTCTCCTCATTATGATAAGCTCCAACGTTGA